One Astyanax mexicanus isolate ESR-SI-001 chromosome 3, AstMex3_surface, whole genome shotgun sequence genomic region harbors:
- the p3h4 gene encoding endoplasmic reticulum protein SC65, protein MAGVGAPGCCRCSAAVIVLLLAAVRAQYEGYSFSSFPESELMPLDSAYGTALDFFGSERWKDSVRMLELSLRIHRLLRDSEATCARNCSLETRRGQGQEEQEPGLRVMEHFLRRAACLKRCKAALPVFSKAYPKPETLEAFQKREPYRYLQYAYFQVNNMEKAVSAAHTYLQRNPGDQQLSKNLKYYNSLFDIEEFLIDQEEKPFEAVFLKGVKLYNAGDFSRSVPELERACEEYMKAYEVCVEVCEGSYDLKEFKDFYPTLAGLYVDALECKVKCEDNLMPNVGGFFVEKFVATMYHYLQFAYYKLNDVRNSAPCALSYMLFDSSDPVMKQNVEYYRFYREQWGLTEDHFKPRPEALQYFNQTTKQKEMLEFAHNYLQPDDEDVVSPEEAAAGPSSPPDEEFEGLGDYEESFLAQWWQDPKTKGDTGEAD, encoded by the exons ATGGCTGGCGTTGGAGCTCCAGGCTGCTGCCGCTGCTCTGCCGCGGTGATCGTGCTGCTGCTAGCCGCTGTCCGCGCTCAGTACGAGGGCTACAGCTTCAGCAGCTTCCCGGAGAGCGAGCTGATGCCGCTGGACTCGGCGTACGGCACCGCGCTGGACTTCTTCGGCTCCGAGCGCTGGAAGGACAGCGTGCGGATGCTGGAGCTCAGCCTGAGGATCCACCGGCTCCTGCGGGACAGCGAGGCGACCTGCGCCCGCAACTGCAGCCTGGAGACGCGGCGGGGCCAGGGGCAGGAGGAGCAGGAGCCCGGGCTGAGGGTGATGGAGCACTTTCTCCGGAGAGCCGCCTGTTTAAAGCGCTGTAAAGCCGCGCTGCCGGTCTTCTCCAAGGCGTACCCCAAGCCGGAGACCCTAGAGGCTTTCCAGAAGAGGGAACCCTACCGGTACCTGCAGTACGCCTACTTTCAG gtgaataATATGGAGAAGGCCGTATCAGCAGCACACACGTATCTCCAGCGGAACCCGGGGGACCAGCAGCTCTCCAAGAACCTGAAGTATTATAACAGCCTGTTCGATATTGAGGAGTTCCTCATCGACCAGGAGGAAAAACCTTttgaa GCGGTGTTTCTGAAGGGGGTGAAGTTGTATAATGCGGGGGATTTTAGCCGCtcggtgccggagctggagcgaGCGTGTGAGGAGTATATGAAGGCGTATgaggtgtgtgtggaggtgtgtgaggGATCGTACGACCTGAAGGAGTTCAAAGACTTTTATCCTACACTTGCAG GGCTGTATGTGGACGCTCTGGAGTGTAAGGTGAAGTGTGAGGATAACCTGATGCCGAATGTGGGCGGATTCTTCGTGGAGAAATTTGTTGCCACCATGTATCATTACCTGCAGTTCGCCTATTATAAat taaatGATGTGCGTAACTCCGCCCCCTGTGCGTTGAGCTACATGCTGTTTGATTCGTCGGATCCGGTGATGAAGCAGAACGTGGAATATTACAGATTCTACAGAGAACAGTGGGGACTGACCGAGGACCACTTTAAACCCAGAccg gaggctCTGCAGTATTTTAATCAGACGACTAAACAGAAAGAAATGCTGGAATTTGCCCACAATTACCTGCAGCCTGATGACGag gacgtGGTCAGTCCTGAGGAGGCCGCTGCAGGACCCTCCTCTCCTCCAGATGAAGAGTTTGAAGGTCTTGGGGATTATGAGGAGTCGTTTCTGGCTCAGTGGTGGCAGGACCCCAAAACTAAAGGAGACACCGGAGAGgcagattaa